Genomic segment of Primulina tabacum isolate GXHZ01 chromosome 11, ASM2559414v2, whole genome shotgun sequence:
TAACCATTCTAAGTCATCGTCTTGCAACACAGAGGGTTCATTATCTCTAGTCcattcatttaaaatatcatcatCTTTGAATATGTGATCAAGATCTATAGGACTATAGTAATCATCATCTCCACTTTTTTGCATCAAATTTCGTACTCTTAACCGCATATTGTAATGGACATATACCAATTTATGCAATTTTTCAATCGCCAAACGATTGCGAAGCTTAATATGTATTAAAGATCATGTGCTCCAATTTCTCTCACAACCAGAAGATGAACATGTCTGACTAAGAACTTTAATTGCAAGTTTTCTTAGGTGGGGAGCTTCTTCACCATACTCATTCCACCATTCAGCTGAGAAATGAAACATATGATATATATTGTATAACTTTAATATCTATGAAAAAACGTAAAGAAATTCAAACCTGGATGACTTTTTTTAACCGCCATTTTTGCAAGTGGGGATTCAAACTCTCCAATTTGTTAAGTAAACAATTTAATCTGTGAAACATGTTTGATAAAAACTATAGTATACTggatataaaatatgttaagcaaaacttataaatatcaTACCTCATTAATCATTGCAGCTTGTGTATTTAAATCAGGCTCTAGTCTTTTGATTACTGTCTTCAATCCTCGTCTTACTTCATCAGTGTAAACACAGGTTCCAGAATATTGGAGCATTGGATTGAGAAAATATGCTAAAAACacacaaatttaaaattatataacgATAACCACTACAAtggatttattttttgtaaatataatCTAATTTTACATGCAGCATGTAGGTGTTGGTGTAATTGATTATACCAACGCTCATCAATCACATCCCAGTACAATTGTCAGTCTTTCACACTTTCTTTTATAGATAATTTAGCTCTATCCATTGCTTCATATATAATCGACAGCGTTGGCTTATTGTCTTGATCAACCAACTTCAAAACTTTGACGAGAGGTTCCATTGCTGTGCATATATCACGAGCCGACTTCCAAAATTTTGTGTCCAAAATGATCGCTGTAATTTTTTCGACATCTTTTCTTCTCTTGCTTGTATTGTTGTACTCATGCCACTCAACTGAAGTGCACAATCTCTTCAAATCTTGACAATACCGGACGAGACTTTCTAAAGAAATAAATTCAGTAGCAAAGCGAGTGATTCCAGGTCTCAATAATTCACGATCATTTGTgtagattttcattaaattcaCGATTTTGTCACTATTGTATATAAAACTTGTTATTTGCTTTGCTTTATCAATGCACCTCTTTACCTTTGTCATCTTACCAATATCTTCAAGCATAAGATCAATGCAGTGTGCAGCACAAGGTGACCAAAACATGTGAGGTCTTTCAATCATCAATTTTTGTTCAGCAACTTTGTTTGCACTTTCACTATCTGTAACCACATGTACAACATTTTCTTCTCCAATATCGTCAATAACATTATTCAAAAGAGATAATATAAAATCGGCtgtctttcttttgtttgtgcAATCCATTGAACTATGAAATATCATGTTGCGATCGCagtatatcataaaattaatgATAGGATGCTTGTTGCGTGTGCTCCAACCATCACACATTATTGTACATCCATATTTTGGCCATTTGGATTTTAATGTATTCAAATATATAGTGATATCTTCTACCTCCTCTTCCAGGAAAACACCACCTATTTGACGTCCTGAAGGACCTTGTACTCCAGGTCCAACATCTGCGATGGTATTAATCATTGCTTGGCAGGATGGACCACTATCTGCTGCATGAAATGGAATTGCATTGTATATAAACCATTTTGAAATAGCCTTCCCAACATCTTTGACCTTTTCATGAgcaaacaaattttttataCTCTTTCGTTTTGATGAAAACATGTAAGAATCAATCCCTTTCGATGGTAACTGAGCTCCCTCTCGTACGCTAAAGCTACGAGTCATCTGTTTTCTTAAATTGGGATTTGCACTTGGTGATGATGAACTACCACCaacattttctgaaattaaataatataatctaATCAGAATTTTTATATTACTCCATTAAAATTAAGTTTTTAAAATGATACATTAATTTTGAACCATATCGGATATGCATCaactataaaaataaaatatttatttacctGAACCATATCGGTTTTGCATATATTCCTCAAATGCTCTTGTTCTACGACTTTCTTTCATTGCTTTTCGCAGTGCCCTATTTTCCATATCTTGTAAAGTTTCTTCATATGTATTATCAAATTTATCATCATCTCCACTGTCACTGCAATTATCGAGTCCATGTATACTCTGTTGAATTGCGTTAATAgcaatttctttcttttttttgatTAAATTTCTCTCGTTCTTAGTATCTTGAAGATGTTTCCGGAACATCAATGGTATGTCTTTTGGAGCTTTAGTGCATGACTCAACATTTCCAGCAACATGAGCAATATGTTGCTTTAATCTTGTAATTCCACCGGTTATAATTTTTCCACAAAGTTTGCATTGTATTGTCTTTCTATCTCCTCCGATGGATTTTCCAAACTCTCAACCAATATCGAGTTTTGGAGCCATTGTTCATAGGATTTACTGATTTgcactttaaaataaaaaaattgataaattgtATCAAGAAGAAAGTGTAACTGAtttgcattttaaaataataaaccaaatatataataatgtatatatttatttaaatgcacaAAAATATAAGTAGAAAAAAATTGGttgtttttttctctttttcaggAATGTTTGAACATGTTTTTAACAATTATATAATACAAATTTATAGTTGGATTAATATTTGAGCCAAACTATTATTAATAAAAGTCGTTGAGTCAATTTAgatgatataatatttatattatattttagaaaatataataATGTACAcataattaagtaataaattcactataatttatatatatttcaagtcCAACTACATATATTCACACAAATCTAACGAAATATATTCGAATTAAGCAAAAATCAAACTGTAGTAATTTATTCACTACCATTTTGTATGAACATTAAGCCcaacaaacacacacacacaattataTATACACGTACACACAAAACCCAAAATTCAATACGAGCTAGGCCATATATATTCGGGCAAAGTGAAGAAAAATAGGATAGTCAATAACAATACGAAATACGAAGTCTAAAATTTCagacaataatttaaaataaacaaattgagttatataaactaaaaaaaatttaaagttagTGGTTGGCTTACCTATAACCGGCGGTGTACGGTGGCGGCGATGCAAGATTGTCCCTGCTGTGTAAAGCTAAGGAAGTAAAAATGCCTTTTGTCTCTTTATTTACCAGAGATAACAGCTCAAAGAGTAACCATGGCGGCAAATGAACGAAGAAATAATCAATAAGATTGTAATTCAACAGCAAACTCAGGAAACAGAAAATTGACAAAAGAAGTGGTGCAAAAGTACATGAAAATGGTGAAGCCTTTGTACGTTCGCGTCTCGAAATGTTACGTGGAGAAGTTGAACTTTTCTGGGCAGTTGCACTTTTCTGCCGGAGCAGCTTCCAATAGAGGCGAAGCTGTTTTTACGCTGGCGGAGAGATGAGAGTTATCAAAGGGAGAAAGCTACCAGGCACCAACTGCAATCCTTTAATTGTTTTGAGAAAAATTCAATGTATCTATAGGAAAGATACGTGCTTTAGGTCCAACAACGCATGATTGCATGTGCTACTATTTGGAGCATCATGCAATTGTGAAATGTCCAAAAAGCCAAACAATGTATGTGCTCAAAATTGCATTATTTGTACTACAAAGCAAAGATACGACGTGCAATATGACCTACAATTGCATTATTTGTACTAGAAAGCAAAGATACGTGCATTATTAAATCCGTCGCTGATTCGAATTTGCGATGGTTTTatgaaaaatcgtcgctaaatttagcgacggtttttattcAACCGTCGCTAactatagcgacggttttattaaaCCCGTCGCCGATgttaaatcggcgacggttgaATAAAAACCGTCACTACATGCATCTGCGACGGTtgaaaaaaaccgtcgctacataCATAAAACCGTCGTTCAAAACAAAACTATCGCGAATTGCGTTCCGGTTCCGTTCCACCGTTATATCCCCGTTTTCGGTATATGAAACGCCGATACAAGCCATCAACATACACACCCCGGAACCTCGTCAAGGTTGCTGACGTTCCGGTTCCGAAACGCCCGTTTCGGTCGTTCCGTTCCCGTTTCGGCGAACCATGCCTCCGCCCCTGATCATCGGAAACAGGTGGCTGCTGCGGCAGCTCCAGTAGAATCAAGAACAATAGGAAAACTCCAAGAAGTGATGTGTTCACACGTACATACGAAATTTTTCTTTGCTCACACGATAAATATTTCGCGTTTTAATGGATGTTATGTAATACTCGAACATAGGAAAACCCAAAACTAATAGATAGGGCCGTTAGAAAAGAAACAAGGAAAACATCAAATACAATGCcaaattaaattttctttaaacaaaaaaagaaaaatgctcaagcatgtcccaaaacaagGCACATATCTTACACATCACACATCGAATTCAAATAATCAACAGTTCCACAAGAAAGCTCCCATTGCGAACTTCCTCTTCTGATTAACATCTCCGCTCACTAGCAAACCATATTCCATTAAAAGACAGTCGAGTTTCCACTCGGACATGAACTCGTACTCTGCCCGAGTGTATCTCGGGTAGTGCAGTGGCATTTGGAACCCATGAATCTCTCTCTTTAGCAGCCCCCCATTGGCACCATCACTAACGGAGGTGGCGGTGGCAGCTACATTTGTGGCTAGCAATCTTGAAATGGATTCCAGTATTCCTCGGCTCATTTTTCCCCCCCTTATTTTGCCTGAAGTAACTGAAACCAAACTCGTGCTCTAAAATATTTTACTGCTTTTTTATGGTATTGGTTAGGAAATGTAACGAGATTGGGTGGTATTTGTAGCGGAAGGAGTTATGTGGAAAGGTAGGTGATAGaaactaaattttgaattgttttttatgaaaattttaatataagcTCTTCGTTGCCTCTAAGAGCTGTTTCACTATGCAACATGGTGATGCGCCTATGCTCACGAGATGTGATGATCGACCCTGCGAGAAACTAGAAAGCATAATGGCCAAGAGATTATCAtatctaaataaaaaaatatataaattttatactCTAAATTTCTAATATACAAATGTTTACCAACAAAgagtaatatttttatttgattccTAGATAGTAACAATGACAAATATGGTAACCTCGTCAATTTCTATGAACCGAGAAATTCTTTTGATTCATATCATGCATAACAATAACTTCATTCCAAAAAAACAAATATGAATCAGAAATTTAATGGCTGAAAGATCTAATACAGTTTCCACAAGCTACGTATATTAAATACTTCCTTGTCCCCATTACTATGTAGTCCACAAATTCATCCAGAAAGCAAGAACAAGAATCCAATTTATATGATCATTGGACTTGATCTATGTTTGTCTGAATAATTGAGTTAAACAATGAACGAACACACAATTCTGGGTGAGAGCCATCAATAATGCAGCAAGTGTGGCTACGTATAATGAATTTGGAAATGAAGAAGATTAAGTCCAGGGCTAGAGTGTCGGCAGGCGTGCCGGTATCACGGCGGTGATTTCTATTGCCAGTAGGCAGTA
This window contains:
- the LOC142519536 gene encoding uncharacterized protein LOC142519536 isoform X3, producing MTRSFSVREGAQLPSKGIDSYMFSSKRKSIKNLFAHEKVKDVGKAISKWFIYNAIPFHAADSGPSCQAMINTIADVGPGVQGPSGRQIGGVFLEEEVEDITIYLNTLKSKWPKYGCTIMCDGWSTRNKHPIINFMIYCDRNMIFHSSMDCTNKRKTADFILSLLNNVIDDIGEENVVHVVTDSESANKVAEQKLMIERPHMFWSPCAAHCIDLMLEDIGKMTKVKRCIDKAKQITSFIYNSDKIVNLMKIYTNDRELLRPGITRFATEFISLESLVRYCQDLKRLCTSVEWHEYNNTSKRRKDVEKITAIILDTKFWKSARDICTAMEPLVKVLKLVDQDNKPTLSIIYEAMDRAKLSIKESVKD
- the LOC142519536 gene encoding uncharacterized protein LOC142519536 isoform X1, with amino-acid sequence MENRALRKAMKESRRTRAFEEYMQNRYGSENVGGSSSSPSANPNLRKQMTRSFSVREGAQLPSKGIDSYMFSSKRKSIKNLFAHEKVKDVGKAISKWFIYNAIPFHAADSGPSCQAMINTIADVGPGVQGPSGRQIGGVFLEEEVEDITIYLNTLKSKWPKYGCTIMCDGWSTRNKHPIINFMIYCDRNMIFHSSMDCTNKRKTADFILSLLNNVIDDIGEENVVHVVTDSESANKVAEQKLMIERPHMFWSPCAAHCIDLMLEDIGKMTKVKRCIDKAKQITSFIYNSDKIVNLMKIYTNDRELLRPGITRFATEFISLESLVRYCQDLKRLCTSVEWHEYNNTSKRRKDVEKITAIILDTKFWKSARDICTAMEPLVKVLKLVDQDNKPTLSIIYEAMDRAKLSIKESVKD
- the LOC142519536 gene encoding uncharacterized protein LOC142519536 isoform X2, giving the protein MKESRRTRAFEEYMQNRYGSENVGGSSSSPSANPNLRKQMTRSFSVREGAQLPSKGIDSYMFSSKRKSIKNLFAHEKVKDVGKAISKWFIYNAIPFHAADSGPSCQAMINTIADVGPGVQGPSGRQIGGVFLEEEVEDITIYLNTLKSKWPKYGCTIMCDGWSTRNKHPIINFMIYCDRNMIFHSSMDCTNKRKTADFILSLLNNVIDDIGEENVVHVVTDSESANKVAEQKLMIERPHMFWSPCAAHCIDLMLEDIGKMTKVKRCIDKAKQITSFIYNSDKIVNLMKIYTNDRELLRPGITRFATEFISLESLVRYCQDLKRLCTSVEWHEYNNTSKRRKDVEKITAIILDTKFWKSARDICTAMEPLVKVLKLVDQDNKPTLSIIYEAMDRAKLSIKESVKD
- the LOC142519536 gene encoding uncharacterized protein LOC142519536 isoform X4 gives rise to the protein MENRALRKAMKESRRTRAFEEYMQNRYGSENVGGSSSSPSANPNLRKQMTRSFSVREGAQLPSKGIDSYMFSSKRKSIKNLFAHEKVKDVGKAISKWFIYNAIPFHAADSGPSCQAMINTIADVGPGVQGPSGRQIGGVFLEEEVEDITIYLNTLKSKWPKYGCTIMCDGWSTRNKHPIINFMIYCDRNMIFHSSMDCTNKRKTADFILSLLNNVIDDIGEENVVHVVTDSESANKVAEQKLMIERPHMFWSPCAAHCIDLMLEDIGKMTKKVSSGIVKI